The sequence below is a genomic window from Meles meles chromosome 3, mMelMel3.1 paternal haplotype, whole genome shotgun sequence.
CTATATAACTTACCACTAGCTACAAAGACAACTTTCCCTGAAATAAttcaaagcagattttttttaaagattttttttaagtaatctctacacccaacgtggggcttgaactcacaaccctgagatcaagagtcacatgctctactgactgagtcagccaagtgcccctcaaagcaaattttattaagttattgagagaaaaatcttcctgctaagtagaaaaaaataagtgttctATCTAGACTATGCAGAGTTCTAAAGTAAACCCAAAAAAGGCATAAAACCTTTTCCTCCAGATTAAAGTACTTTTTCCTTACTTGAAACTCCACCTGAGTCAAATTTGGTTGAATCAAATACACAAATCTAAGCATTTGTGTAACAGAAAGATTTCACTACAGCAAAGTCTTTTTTCTAGCAATAATAGTGCTTCACCAGCTATACCATATACCTACTACAGCTTAAAAACCTTTCTGACAATTAAATACCAATTTTTATACTGCCAGAAATTCCAGCAATTATAACAAAAGAGCTCTCTTGCAATTtctaaggttttaaaaataacttagttTTTTATATACAAGTTACAGAATCAacactatttttgaaaaaaacaacttttgctTAAATTTGATCCTCACTTCTTTGTGCATTTTAAACTGTGTACCACTTGGCAATACCATTTTCATAAATACCGCACAAGCCAACAGTGGCAACAGCCCAAGCATGTAAATGCTGAATGAAGTGAATCAATTCCCACaggtttcattttcttcctcccttttatttatatgtactgtgtataaaaaaaaagcagagtatcATTCATGCTCATTAAATTACAgcatgtatttttcttaaatggaaaaaaactgtGAATGAAAGATGGgagagacacaaagaaaaagcttttttttttttttaacattattcatGAAGTAGGTCTTGTTGGTTATAAGCATGAGTAATATAAAGCACCACTGCGGCCCTCTTAACTTGCCTCAACTATAATAGAGGGACatgtatataaatagaaatatttttaaatcaatcaatTCTTGGCATTTTTGCACAGCTGCTCAGAGAGTAACAAATTAGTCTCttaacataaattaaaaagaagccCTCGAAGAATCAGCCTATGAATCACTATATGAGCAAAAGTGATTATTTTAGAACTGCCTGAATAGAAAAAAAGCAATTACTTATTTGAGCCAAGATAGTAAGTCATTTAATCCCCAAGCTAAGGCAAAGAAAACACGCCTATCTCAAGATAGGAGAAAGGTCAGTTTGGTAAGCCTCCAAGCATTACCATACCTGGCTCAGAGAAAGTGTCACTAATATCATCATCTTTGTCATCTTCAtaatcctcttcctcctcctcctcctcctcattttcAGAAAGTTCATGCTCACTACCAAATCCTTCATCATGGTCCTCATCATCAACATCGTCCTCGTCTTCCTCATCTTCTTCAGGGCTGCATTTGGTTGGCTGTTCACCCAAGTTGTCAGAGACAAAAAGGGAGTAATtgtgctcttcttttttctgGGATGAATCTGAGACCAATGTGCTGGCGGAAAGGCTGCTACTCTCTCCTGCTGCAATTGACCCAGGACCCTCCTGGGACAGGGGACTGAGTAATAGTTCCTGGGTTTCTTTAAAAGGCAAAGCTGGAGTGACATGACCCTGAAGAGGCTCCACCCCTTTCTTCTCGGGTCTCTTTGCTACTGCACCACAGTAGCAGGTGTTCTCCTTTGCTGCATCTGCGTGAATCTGGCTCAACAAGGGCCGACTCTGCTGCACTGGATTGATCTTTACCTTTGCCTTTTTTACATAGTCTTTACATTCAACATGAAAGTTCACCTTTTCGTTATGATACACGTTGGTCTTCACCATGATCTGTGTGCTTGAAGTGGGTTTACTTGCTTTTTGGACACAGTCTGACAAAGGGACCTCAGCCTGAAGAGTTTTAGAAGAACACACAGGGGCGGCTGCTCTGCTTGAGATCTTTTTACTAGGGAATGAAGAGGGCAAGGGATTCTGTTTGACACTGAAAAGTGAATCAGGGTAATAAAGGGAATCAGAAACAGACTGAGAGTCCTCGCTATTAAGCTGGGCCAAAGTTGGAGTTTTACTTATGACCTCTTCATCTTGGTAAGGGCTAGAAAAGTCATCAAGACCCAAGTAATCCACTTCTTTTGTTCCCCAGATGTCACAGCTGGTTAGCTTGGTGTACTTTGTTAAGTCTTCACAATACGTATCCCACTGTTCCCAGTTTGAGGTTAAAGCGCCCTCATTATCCAGGACATCTGTGAAAGACTCCAGATTTTCAATGTCTTTGCAGTCCTCCAAAGAAAGGAAGCTGTCTCTAGGATTCTGTTGATAGTTCATCTCTCTATCctgagaaaagttaaaaaaaaaaaatcacacaccaTATTTTAGGAAGGAATTATTCACCTCCATCCTCACATCCGTGTACCAAAATGATAAGTCAGTATTTGACCTCTGGTCTGTTTTAAGATAAAGGCTCTTTACATGTCACTTTACCAGTCCATATAATATCATTTCCTtgggcaaggaaaacaaaggggaaaatgcCCCTCAAGAGGCTTAGGTCTGGTCTAAATATCGAGGACTCTTGAACTTTACTACAAACACTCTTTCTGAAAAAGGTTTACATTTCTTGACCTTTGACTTAAAAATTTGGGGATCTCCTTTGAAACAAGCTTCGATTAAAAGCAAATAATGAAGACCTTACCTTCATCACAGAAGAACCTGTCTTCTGAAGTGAGAACTTAAATATAGAGGCAAAGAGCAAATCAAAGAAGAGTTGAAATTCCACCACAGAAGGGTAAGATCTTTGATTAGACCTGGTTAACAACGCTTGGGCATGGGGACTACAATACTCCTCACGAATGTAACAGagacaggattttaaaaatgtgttagtgagactatgcagccattaaaaagaatgcagTTAAAGTCTAATGTACTAGCAAGAGAGGCTGCTTACCAGATGTctttacattaaaaggattaagtTACAGAATACAGTATCTATGAATGTCTCATCCAACTTAAAATActcatgtatttatatatgaacAGAAGGACTCTGTTAGGAGTACTTATCTTTGGGGAAAAGGTTTAGAAGGTGGAGGTTCAGGAAGGAAACgaggacattttcatttttccggtttgttttgattttttgcatttgtgtgggggctttcttgctttgtttttgcttatgggtgtgtgtgtctgtgttccaaGAGCTTTAAAGAAGTACAGTTTGCAGACCACAAAATTCACCTGtattaagtgtacaattcaatgatttttagtaaattaaCAATTTGTATATTTAGTCTTGCAGTTTTTATATACTTCCATGTTGCTTAAGTTGTATgtaattaaagttatttttttaatgttcttcttAGGAATCTTGGGTTTCTATTTACCTTGGGAATAAGTGATAAGTATACTGCTTGGAATTACTATTTTTACCTCATATTCTCTGTGTCATATGCTTTGCTCAATGTTATCATTCCTAAATATCCCAGTTGAAGAGTCCCTTAGCAGTCCAGCATATTAAAAAAGACAGCTTCCCATCATCATCAAAAACTAAACTTGAAGATATTTAGATAAactcttctctattttcttttatgtgtgtgtgcatgtatttatatataaattattacttttataatatgcatattttaaaattccaacataattaacatatagtgttattttagtttcaggcatacaatatagtgatccaataattctacacattactcagtgcttatcatggtacgtgtactcttaatccccctcacctgtttcacccatccccctcacTCTCCTCCCCTGCTCTTACTATTTTCAATGGGTTCATAAAGCCTTCTAAAATTACTAGACTGACAGTCAAAAAGGACttgacatccttttttcttttcaggcattttaaataaaaacaaaactacaggggcgcctgggtggctcagtgggttaaagcctctgccttcagctcgggtcatgatctcagggtcctgggatcgagccccgcgtcgggctctctgctccgcggggagcctgcttcctcctctctctctgcctgcctctctacctgcttgtgatttctgtctgtcaaatcaataaaatatttaaaaaaaaaacaacaacaacaacaacaaaaaaaaaaacaaaactacacaaTATTTTTTACCCCAAATCACTTAAAGCAGAATCCAAGAAAATGTTACTTACCAGTTCATACATGAAATCTGGATCTGAACTGTTTGCTAAGAGATCTGTGCTCATCAGAGTCTGCTCTGAGAAGGTGTGGCTTCGAAAGGCATCCCCAAAAGGCGGATCCATTCCGCTTACACTAGGCTACAACAGAGTGATTTTAACTTTAGAAAGTTAAAGACTACTCCAAGACCAATTTATTACACATAACTCCCACACCTACTAACTTCTTAGTTTTACAACAATTCTGTATATTTTCTACTCTTTAGCACATTTGAGAGATTTAACTAGCATTACATTGTGAActtaaattaggaaaataatgaagacgcactaaaaatagaaaaagagatagTGGCAACTGTTACTAATACCTAACTTCTAAAAACTAAAGCTTATTCAGCCACTAGAATCAGCATTCACTACCTAATGAGTACTTTTATTCGGCTATATAACATTTCTTCAAACCCATCTCTAACAACACTTCCTCTTCTATCTTCCCAATATGGAGCACTCCCTCCTATCTCCTGGGGTCTGCAGAGATAGCAAGTTGGTCTCATTCTGTACTCCTAAGTGACTCCAGTGTCTTATTTCCACAAACAATCTGGAAGATAATTTGGGCACCTTTAGTGCAACCGATGCCTCCAGGAATGTGATGATGAAGATACAGGATCAGCCAAACATCCCAAAATCTTACTGGTGAGACCAGAAACTTGGGCATGAGCTCAGCAGCCTTAATACTGATCCCAGAAAAGGGTACAAGTCATTCTTTAATAAATAAGGGGGAAAAGACTTGGCACCAAGAGTTGatgctccttcttttctctccaacCCACTTTTCCATTTCAACATCTATACAAATCACTCCAGAAGGAAGTCAGGGCCCACACTCCTAAAGCAGCCCAAACAAGTGAAAGGCTTCACTCTGAAATCTATCTTGGATGAAGGAAGGGgatgtgaaagaataaaaattccctctttgcctttttgttcttATTCTGCAAGtttttgctaaaatttaaaaaaattctattcatcTATTTGCTTACATTTCTCTATTCATATACCTTCTACCTACTACAAACTGGCCTTCTTACATGCTCTCCTATCATGTTTTTCTTCACTGGTACTTCCCAAtccagtcttttctttctctaattttccCCAACCCTACCAGGCTGCAAGCTCAAAGTAAGTGTGTTTATAGCTCTAACTTCAAGTAGTCCACAAGCAGCAAATTAAACTCTAAATGGGAAGGAATTCCAAATCAGTATGTGTAATCCACTTGGCCAGGAGATTGGGGTGGAGCTAGGCCACTGGTCTTCTTAATATCAACTAGCAAATCCCCTTTCTTTGCCTCTGCTGCCTGCCTCTGAGCCACTGGATGATCCCAGCAAGGTGCTTATTTTCTGTTCTCAAGGCATAAATCTGCCTGGACCTACATGAAGCCACCTAAGAGTCCTTGCCCTCTCCTTATTTCCACGTTTCTCCTCAGCACTGAACCCAAAGAGGGAAGAGGGTAAGAGCTAACCATTGGAAGAGGACAGGAAGAAGTCTGGATGTGCAGggcttcttttcttatttcagaGATTGCCTCAAACCAGGACTGATCAATTCAAAGTAGTTACCATAATATAAATAGTTCTAATCATTCTCAGTAACCTTTTCTGAAAAGTATATATATGAATGGggagtatatgtgtatatgtgaaaGAGAAAGGTTGAAATTTCTCACCATTTCCTCCTAACTACTTTTAAATTCAAAAGGCATAAatagaaaggaataaaggaataacTGGGAAACAGGAAGCAGACAAGGAGATGGAAGTGGGCTTTCTGTGGCAGATTAATTTTcaggggagttgggtgagcctccTTAAAACCAGCAGATCTGGCCCCCTACTAACGAAATTTTCATTCACCATATTTCCCATGTCAAGCTCATTAAATTTCAAAGTGTAgcaaaggaggaaacagaagcaatgGAAGGATGGACATGTATTCAAAACTAGCTGAGAtcagaaataaaatgtcttaaaaaggGAGTTTGTTAAGCTGTGTTAAGATTCAGAGAACTTACAGAACCAATAGTATGGACTTTCTGCAGtgggaaaatataaaactttGCACCTACTCTGTATGATTTACCTGAGGCATTTCCAAGCCCAGATCCTGTGAGTCCGATCCcaaactttgttttttcctcgtttgtaaattcttttccaGCTTTACTTTTAATTTCAAGATCAAAGACGATTTTCACAATAAAAGGCAGGTTTTCCCAGAATGCCTTCAATTCAAACGCTTGGATcagtgctttttatttattttttagtatttctgtGTGAATCTGTCAAACAACAACACAAAGTAACTTCACTGAGCACCATTAAAAACAAGCTGACCTTTCAAAAATGACATTAACAAAGAACACTTTAGAAGAGTAAGGCTTAATGGTTGCAATCTCAAGAATTTGGTCATTTCTTAGTACCAACTATTCTGAAATTCACCATTCCTCTCTTTGTTTCTAAAAAAGGATAGGTCAATAACCAATTggcaacattaaaaaagaaaaaaaccacccTGACAAAATTAACTGAGGTCTATCTTTTCCTGTGATCTGAAAGATGTATCTAATATTAAAGTAAAGCTCCCATTCACTTTATGTTCTGCATGAGAAAGTACGTCTCAATATTTAATTCCATGTATTGCATAATCATTACCGCAAAATTAACCCACATTTTAAACCTGTTATATATCTacaagagggacacctgggtagctcagtcagttaaggggctgcctttggctcaggtcacgatcccagcatcctaggattgagtcccacatcaggctccttgctccgtggggaccctgcttctccctccgcttctgcctgccactctgcctgcttgtactctgtctctctgacaaataaataaataaaaccttaaaaaaaaagaaagaaaaaaagaagagtaatgaatacataaaaatcaacaacggtgcctgggctgctcagtcagttaagcgtctgctttggctcaggtcatgatcccagagtcctgggctcaagtctctgtcaggctccttgctcagtggagagcctgcttctccctctgcctgctaatccccttgcttgtgcgcttgctctcttgctctctgacaaataaataaaatctttaaaaaatgttaaaaaggaatTATTCCAATAAGTTTTTAACATGTTTATGTTGGGGGGGAAATAGGAAAATACTCCACAGGGGGTTTCAGGGATTAAACAATGATTGTAAATCCCACCTCCACAGAGTCTTGACTGTGGTAGAGCcttaaatttaaatgttaattcccttttccctcctctgcGAAGGCCTCAATTAAGGGAGACTGAACAGCTATACTCACTTCATCATCTTTTTCTACATCAGTGGCCCTCAAAGTGTGATCCCAAGACCAGCAACATCAGTATCAACTTGGATTATGTTACAACTGCAAAATTTTGAGCTCTAGTACAGACCAACTAAAGCAGAAACTCTTCTCCCAGTTAAGTGTTTTAACAAATCCTCTGGGTGATTCCGACTCTCcctaaaatttgagaaccactgacctacaCTCAGTACCTTGCTCTCATTCAGTCAAGTTGCAATATCCTTTCTTAGACTGATGTAAAAAGCCAATTTAAGCTGAGCTGCTCCATACCTAATACATCTGGACTGGAGGGGCAGAGTGTTACATCAGTTTCAAAGGCCTCTgcagaacaagaaagaaactgtcaACAAGAGATTCAATAACTGTTCCACATAATTAAATGGGTAAACTGACAACCATTTCTATTTCCTGGATCTTTGCTAGGCTCTCCCCTCTGGTGGGCTGTCATTCCTACCTTGCTGTTCTGGCTTAGGAAACACCATCAAGTGCCCAGGCTGAGCGTACAAACAGAATTAACTATGCATTTCAATCCCATGCTACAGTTAAGGCTCCTGACAAAGGCCAGTTCTGGTCCAGTTCCTCCTTATGTGGCCTCATGCCTTGATCCTACTGCTGACATACAATCTCAGTCCTAATTCTTCCCTTGATTCCTGTGAGAAACAAGATCAgttgcccttcctccctccctcctttcctcccttcattcatccctcccttctttccttcctttaagggtggggagggacagagggagaagaagaaagagaatcttagtgatgtggggctagatctcacaaccctgagatcatgacctcagccaaaatccagagttagatgctcaactgactgcgcCATCTAGGCATCCCCAGTCACCTGCCTTTTCTAGACCTATGACTTCAACTCCAAAGAGGTGTGTGATTCAAGTAATGCATTCAATGAAGTGGGTCAGTATAATCCTGGTCTATAGCCTGGATATGAGAGAAAAGTCTAATACTCTCTAAAATCTTAAGTTTATCCTTACTAAGCAATAGGGCTGAAGGCTCGCAAAAAGATTAAGTTCTAttaaaacaaatacttattgCCATCAACTAAAGACACCCTCTACCAATAGCGTGGTTTATCCGGGAAAACACTGGACAAAAAAGGAGCTAAGTTTCAGTCGCATCTCTCACTTGCAAACTATGTAACACTGGGTAGGTCAATCTTTCTaggcctcatttttctcatttctagaaAGAACACAATACTACTAATAATACTAGTTTCTTAGCCACCAAATTTTCTAAGccataaaaccataaaatagaaatgcaaatagaAGTAACCCCACTTTTTGAAGTCCATGTTACAGCACTTTGCTTTTACAAAGACCTACCCTGGTACCTATTTTTGTTAACTGAAGGAAATCCaaaaaggatttttgtttttatgaaaatagGTAAAGATAGTGTTAagtgtttgttgtgtttggggccCTTGAAGAGACAGAACACATCCCAAGCAGAGGAACAAATGCCCCTCCCAGCTTGTTCCCCAGGAACCACCCAGCATCGCAGCACCAAGCTGCCACAGGTCTGAACTGTGTCTATGAACATCCGTGCTTTATACCGATTTATTTTGTGCATGCATTGGCTAGGTGtatcctaaggtatcagaaaatcCTATGAGAGGTTATTCCCTGAGCCTGGGAATGCTCAAAAAATTTTCCACATAATTAATGGTAAGTGCTTCTCCACTTTATGCCGTTTCAGCTTTTGAAAGGTTTCATAGGAGCACTCTACTTTtgcagagcaggagaaacctttatttttttttattatttaaacacTTGACCTCAAAACTAGGTTGTCAATGCAGTTAGCAAAAAGAGCACTTGTTTGGACACTTGACAGGAGAGCTGGAATCCAGTTTTGATCCCATAATTAAAACTAAGCAGGCTTATGaatttgagcaagttatttaagtTTGTGTCTTAGCACACTATTGAGGAATCACAAATATTCTCCTTTAACTATAAAAGGAATGTTATGAGAATGAATGAGATATTAAATTAGGATGTAccagtaaaataaaaagtgatgaTTATCAATAGGTACTTTTTGGCAATGCTTTCTTTTGTTCCACAGCTCATCCATCTCAGAAATTCAACATCTGTGACAGCTATTGGCAACAAGGCTGAATGTTTTAAAGACACCAATTCCCAAAGTGAGGATATCCACCATGTGACGAGTTGAGCACATCCTCCTGGGACAGTTAAATGTCCTTAGTTGCTTCTCCCAGTCTCTCAGGTAGCAGCAAACAGGATGAGTGAAGGGGCCAATGCTACCCCAAGCAGTAGAAGGTCTTTTAATTCTCTAAAACTAATGACCCAAGGTCACAACCAATTGTCTTTATCTCCAAGGTTTTGCACCCATTTTCCAAAATGCCTGGTACCACTCCAAACATTTATTGTGAAAGACCATGAACAACaaaagtggaaggaaaagaaaaaagaataaaggtttCTACAGCAATTACCACTGCACAGAATCTTCCATAATGATACACTGCTCCCAAATCATCTCCTATACCAGTGAGCCAAATACAAAGGTACACTGATATTTAGATGGCCAAACGACAAGAGGAAAGTGTAACAACTTGCTCTTCAGGATGTCTTCACACTTCTTGGGGCTCAAGAATACCCGTATTTTATTCAAAACTTTGATACTAAAATCATGTACACTAAAAGCAACAGTCTACTTTCCCAATGTGTACCCAAAGAAATATTGGTCTAAGGAATGTTAAATGGTTATTCAGTAAAAGGGTTAAGAGATCTGGAAAACACCACATTAAATAAAACAGATATCCTGACTCTACATAAGGCTTCTTGCAAACTTTAAGATGCTAGGTGCTAATGTGCATTATTAATCACCAATAGGTGACTAGAGCAGATATGATTTCCCAAACTTACTTGATCCTAAAATCCTCAACCCTGCCCTCAAGCAGACCCCAAGACTAgtgttattaaaaacaacaaaaaaccccacaacaccCTAAAGGAAAGGCTAAATCAATTTCCCTAgttatgaattccttttttttttcccatagatttttatttacttgagagaaagcccacagagggagatacagattccctgctgagcagagagcccaacatgggacccTATCCCAGTAggaatgagctacccaggaatcccatgaattcctttttttcaCAGCTCTGGCTCACCAGTTCTCAATacagttttgtgggtttttcaaGGGAGAGAAGACTGTTGTCTGTTAGAAATATTTGCCAACAGATTTTCTGTACCTGGGCTCATTCAACTCAACAACAGCTCCTAGGCACAGGAAAATACTGTTAACAGGAAACTAGCTCTCTGAAGCAATGTGATAGGGTTTAGGGCAGGCTGCCCCAATATGCCACCctcacatattatttttaattgaagttacTTAGAAAGAGCTAGTGCAATAAAGACACTCTGACCTTTCCTGTTACCCCGaaaccaagaaataaatttcCCCATGTGAGAGCTACCCTCCTTGCACCTGGGAGATAGAAAGCATCATTACTGCCAGAGATAGGCAATTCAGAGCAAAGAAGGCtatataaataaacctttttatttcttcattaatttgcTACCCCAAGCCCAAACATCTTTGTCTTTCCAACTCTTAACggatttattgtttctttgtctcaAAGGTATAAAAGCTGCCTGCTTTGGTCACTTCTTTGAATCTCGTATTTTGAGGAGCTCc
It includes:
- the CREBRF gene encoding CREB3 regulatory factor, encoding MPQPSVSGMDPPFGDAFRSHTFSEQTLMSTDLLANSSDPDFMYELDREMNYQQNPRDSFLSLEDCKDIENLESFTDVLDNEGALTSNWEQWDTYCEDLTKYTKLTSCDIWGTKEVDYLGLDDFSSPYQDEEVISKTPTLAQLNSEDSQSVSDSLYYPDSLFSVKQNPLPSSFPSKKISSRAAAPVCSSKTLQAEVPLSDCVQKASKPTSSTQIMVKTNVYHNEKVNFHVECKDYVKKAKVKINPVQQSRPLLSQIHADAAKENTCYCGAVAKRPEKKGVEPLQGHVTPALPFKETQELLLSPLSQEGPGSIAAGESSSLSASTLVSDSSQKKEEHNYSLFVSDNLGEQPTKCSPEEDEEDEDDVDDEDHDEGFGSEHELSENEEEEEEEEDYEDDKDDDISDTFSEPGYENDSVEDLKEMTSISSRKRGKRRYFWEYSEQLTPSQQERMLRPSEWNRDTLPSNMYQKNGLHHGKYAVKKSRRTDVEDLTPNPKKLLQIGNELRKLNKVISDLTPVSELPLTARPRSRKEKNKLASRACRLKKKAQYEANKVKLWGLNTEYDNLLFVINSIKQEIVNRVQSPREERGPNMGQKLEMLIKDTLGLPVAGQTSEFVNQVLEKTAEGNPTGGLVGLRIPTSKV